The Acidianus infernus genome window below encodes:
- a CDS encoding ABC transporter ATP-binding protein: protein MNVIEVKNVWKMYGKLVANEDISMTVNEGEIVALLGPNGAGKTTLVKQIYGELSPNKGEIKVLGKKPTDRQIKKLLGVIPQECEPYGDLTVWDNIYYMGRLKGVSKEVIKNRGEELLKRLDLSSKRNTLARDLSGGLKRRVLIAMALINDPKLLILDEPTTGLDPEARREVWEILIDMKREGRSMLLTTHYLDEAERLADRIYFLSRRIIVEGKPAEIKEKFADWYEVIDYANGKVYKVKGEEELKRLIMNLNGKFEVRMPSLEEIYLQVIRNAD, encoded by the coding sequence ATGAATGTGATTGAAGTCAAAAACGTTTGGAAGATGTACGGAAAATTAGTTGCAAATGAGGATATTTCCATGACAGTCAATGAAGGAGAAATAGTAGCCCTTCTAGGTCCTAATGGTGCTGGAAAGACAACACTAGTAAAACAGATTTATGGAGAGTTATCCCCAAATAAGGGAGAGATAAAGGTTTTAGGAAAGAAGCCTACAGACAGACAAATAAAGAAATTATTAGGGGTTATTCCTCAAGAATGTGAACCGTACGGAGATCTTACAGTATGGGATAACATTTATTATATGGGAAGATTAAAAGGAGTATCTAAAGAGGTTATAAAAAATAGGGGAGAAGAACTATTAAAGAGATTAGATTTATCGAGTAAGAGAAATACTTTAGCGCGGGATTTATCTGGGGGGCTTAAAAGAAGAGTGCTAATTGCAATGGCCTTAATAAATGACCCGAAACTCTTGATCTTAGATGAGCCTACTACGGGTTTAGATCCGGAGGCAAGAAGAGAAGTATGGGAAATATTAATAGACATGAAAAGAGAGGGTAGAAGTATGCTATTAACCACACATTATTTAGATGAAGCTGAGCGGTTGGCAGATAGGATATATTTTTTAAGTAGAAGAATAATAGTTGAAGGGAAACCTGCAGAAATAAAAGAGAAATTCGCAGACTGGTATGAAGTCATAGACTATGCCAACGGTAAGGTATATAAAGTAAAAGGTGAGGAAGAATTGAAAAGATTAATAATGAACTTAAACGGGAAATTTGAGGTCAGAATGCCAAGTTTAGAAGAGATCTACCTTCAAGTGATTAGAAATGCTGACTGA